The following proteins come from a genomic window of Aspergillus oryzae RIB40 DNA, chromosome 4:
- a CDS encoding PHF5 family protein (uncharacterized conserved protein, contains CXXC motifs), with protein MSRHHPDLVMCRKQPGISIGRLCDKCDGKCPVCDSYVRPTTLVRICDECSFGNYQNKCIVCGGEGISDAFYCFECTRLEKDRDGCPKIINLGSSRTDLFYQKKSFRNH; from the coding sequence ATGTCTCGCCATCACCCCGATCTCGTTATGTGCCGCAAGCAGCCGGGAATCTCTATCGGTCGACTGTGCGACAAGTGCGACGGTAAATGCCCCGTGTGCGATTCCTACGTGCGCCCCACGACTCTCGTTCGGATCTGCGATGAGTGCTCTTTCGGCAACTACCAGAACAAGTGTATCGTTTGCGGTGGCGAGGGAATCAGTGATGCTTTCTACTGCTTTGAATGTACGCGATTAGAGAAGGATCGAGACGGTTGTCCGAAGATTATAAACCTGGGAAGTTCGAGGACGGACTTATTttaccaaaagaaaagtttTCGAAATCATTGA
- a CDS encoding uncharacterized protein (predicted protein), giving the protein MSHFLKTRTEPVLYYKPWQLRSGDEAIIREQVEEAEATVAREVAEFEARYPAHEEDTSKKQDEVTQEDRDQAPEPEAEFKENKDTTHETGAVGAETNHNRDSEAAPSDATAINNNNIPINNDHADVHRGAEDDGGEVVEDKEDTVIY; this is encoded by the exons ATGTCCCATTTTCTGAAGACAAGAACTGAGCCTGTATTA TACTATAAGCCATGGCAGCTTCGGTCCGGAGATGAAGCGATCATACGTGAacaggttgaagaagcggaagccACAGTTGCCCGGGAGGTCGCAGAATTCGAGGCGCGTTATCCAGCTCACGAAGAGGACACTTCGAAGAAACAAGACGAGGTTACTCAAGAAGACCGTGACCAAGCCCCTGAACCCGAAGCAGAATtcaaagagaacaaggatACAACCCATGAGACTGGCGCGGTGGGTGCTGAGACTAACCATAACAGAGACTCTGAAGCTGCTCCATCTGATGCTACGGCTATtaataataacaatataCCTATCAATAATGACCACGCAGACGTCCATCGAGGCGCTGAAGATGACGGTGGCGAGGTTGTCGAGGATAAGGAGGATACAGTGATTTACTGA
- a CDS encoding alpha/beta fold hydrolase (soluble epoxide hydrolase) yields MIVDKIHVTGDLRVERRFAAINGKTYGYLYSAPDTGLHGFPDLSMGWRYQIPMLTDMGLRVIAPDCLGYGRTDAPEDPHHYSHKSCANDIKELAFQLGIPKIIVAGHDWGAALAYRVALWHPELVTHIITVCVPYAAPTRRYFPLKDMVEKITPHFYYQLQFISGELNKYVETKEDIKRFLSAMYGGRTPENEMAFDAELGILPDKLARVLPSELLSEEELEYYAEEFSRNGFHGPFNWYRTREINYKEEVAILNKRITAPVLFIQALRDTALPAHLGRGMTKTIPHMTFKQINTSHWALWEKPEEVNEIIAWWLDEVVFRDPRMFKL; encoded by the exons ATGATCGTTGATAAGATCCATGTAACCGGCGATCTCCGAGTCGAGCGCCGTTTCGCTGCTATCAACGGCAAGACATATG GTTATCTCTACAGTGCGCCCGATACAGGC CTTCATGGCTTCCCGGACCTGTCAATGGGATGGCGGTATCAGATTCCCATGCTGACGGATATGGGTCTGAGGGTCATTGCGCCAGACTGCCTAGGATACGGGAGGACG GACGCCCCAGAAGATCCACATCATTATTCTCACAAAAGTTgcgccaatgacatcaaagAACTCGCGTTCCAGCTTGGTATTCCGAAGATCATTGTCGCCGGACATGATTG GGGCGCCGCTCTCGCATACCGTGTAGCCCTCTGGCACCCAGAACTAGTAACACACATCATCACCGTCTGTGTACCATACGCCGCGCCAACGAGGCGATACTTTCCCCTCAAAGACATGGTAGAAAAAATAACGCCTCATTTCTATTACCAACTACAGTTCATCAGTGGAGAGCTGAATAAATACGttgaaaccaaagaagatatcaaaAGATTCCTCTCCGCAATGTACGGCGGGCGGACCCCTGAAAACGAAATGGCGTTTGATGCAGAATTGGGCATTCTGCCCGATAAGTTGGCGCGTGTACTTCCCTCGGAGTTGTTAAGCGAGGAA GAACTCGAATACTATGCGGAGGAGTTCTCGAGGAACGGTTTCCATGGTCCAT TTAATTGGTATCGAACCCGGGAAATCAATTACAAAGAGGAAGTTGCCATCCTTAACAAACGTATCACTGCTCCCGTGCTATTTATCCAAGCTCTCCGCGATACGGCTCTTCCGGCACATCTCGGTAGGGGAATGACCAAGACTATTCCCCATATGACCTTCAAGCAGATCAATACCTCTCATTGGGCGCTATGGGAGAAGCCAGAAGAGGTCAATGAGATAATTGCGTGGTGGTTAGATGAGGTTGTATTCCGTGACCCGAGGATGTTTAAGTTGTGA
- a CDS encoding uncharacterized protein (predicted protein), which produces MSRTLASAVVLPEQDNLPPSPDAGLKRRNSVAEADSESKRRRLSSQQDHTGDRSPAERKQSSPDGAERKPERRPGRGGREEERKRGQRLFGALLGTLSQSSTSAAQKRRADIERRQQDKLKLQDEEYGELKKKRREERIAIRKKEQRLYEEESG; this is translated from the exons ATGAGTAGGACACTCGCATCGGCAGTTGTACTGCCCGAACAGGACAACCTCCCCCCATCCCCGGATGCTGGTTTGAAGCGAAGGAATTCCGTTGCAGAAGCCGACTCGGAGAGCAAACGCCGTCGCCTTAGCTCACAACAAGATCACACGGGCGACCGATCACCTGCGGAGCGCAAACAATCTTCCCCAGATGGAGCGGAACGCAAGCCGGAACGGAGACCCGGCCGAGGTGGACGTGAGGAGGAACGCAAGCGTGGACAACGTCTATTCGGTGCTTTACTGGGGACGCTTTCGCAGAGCTCGACTTCGGCGGCTCAGAAGCGGCGTGCGGATATTGAGCGGAGACAACAGGATAAGCTTAAGCTACAGGATGAAGAGTATGGcgagttgaagaagaagagacgggAGGAACGGATCGCTATCcggaagaaggagcagagaCTCTATGAAGAGGAATCG GGCTGA
- a CDS encoding uncharacterized protein (uncharacterized conserved protein), with the protein MESKREFDLILLGPTGYTGRLCAEHIVKNFPTGLKWALAGRSLQKVGDVAKELKNLNPDRVEPANIVDLLLEILAVQLNREELHSLAQKCRVLLNCVGPYHLYSTPVVEACASNGTHYLDVQALDAMANLCSTGETPWIKSIIEKYHETAKSNGAIIIPSVGVESAPADMLSWALVKRIREELSCDTKEVTCAIDELKSSGASGGTLATIMTMFDTLSLFDILKAADPFALAASSPPKSIPSEPLAEKVLGVRSVRDMGTLTTAPTAIADITIVHRSSTLMPEFYGRRFHFRQFLRVRNVLIGVALHFAFVTGLLLLLLPPVRWLLKKYIYAPGSGPRMEDSVNDRLVYRAVATADQDTPHPKRALGKLKYDGTMYVFTGLLLAEAAMTILENEEKVKKVSRCGLVTPATLGQEFIDRLEKVGCQIETEVFNY; encoded by the exons ATGGAGTCTAAGAGGGAGTTCGACCTGATCCTTCTGGGCCCGACTGGTTACACGGGTCGACTTTGTGCAGAGCACATTGTTAAGAACTTTCCCACGGGCCTAAAATGGGCTCTAGCAGGGCGTTCGCTCCAGAAGGTTGGAGATGTTGCCAAAGAACTCAAGAATCTGAACCCCGATCGCGTCGAACCAG CGAACATTGTTGACCTCCTATTAGAGATTCTGGCTGTGCAGCTCAATCGGGAGGAATTGCACTCACTGGCTCAGAAATGCCGTGTACTTCTTAACTGCGTTGGGCCATATCACCTGTACTCCACTCCTGTAGTCGAAGCTTGCGCTAGCAACGGAACACATTATCTTGATGT TCAGGCGCTGGACGCTATGGCTAATCTGTGTAGCACTGGAGAAACGCCCTGGATCAAAAGTATCATTGAAAAATACCATGAAACTGCCAAGTCTAATGGTGCTATA ATAATTCCCTCTGTTGGCGTCGAGAGTGCACCTGCAGATATGTTGTCTTGGGCCCTTGTTAAGCGTATACGTGAGGAACTTTCCTGCGACACTAAGGAAGTTACGTGCGCAATAGATGAACTGAA GTCCTCCGGTGCAAGTGGTGGTACTCTCGCCACAATCATGACTATGTTTGATACCCTCTCATTGTTCGATATACTCAAAGCAGCAGACCCGTTTGCGCTGGCCGCATCCTCGCCACCCAAGTCTATCCCCAGCGAACCACTCGCGGAAAAGGTGCTGGGAGTCCGCTCAGTCCGTGATATGGGCACTCTCACCACTGCTCCAACAGCAATCGCCGACATTACTATCGTGCATCGGAGTAGTACACTGATGCCAGAGTTCTACGGGCGTCGGTTCCATTTCAGACAGTTTCTTAGGGTGAGGAACGTGCTCATTGGTGTCGCACTTCATTTTGCCTTCGTCACCGGCTTGTTGCTTTTGCTCCTGCCCCCGGTTCGGTGGCTCttgaagaaatatatctatGCGCCCGGTAGTGGACCCCGCATGGAGGACTCAGTCAATGACCGGCTGGTATACCGTGCTGTGGCGACAGCTGATCAAGACACGCCGCATCCTAAGCGTGCACTTGGCAAGCTGAAATACGATGGAACGATGTATGTTTTCACCGGACTCTTGCTGGCAGAGGCAGCCATGACTATTCTGGAgaacgaagagaaagtgaagaaagtCTCCCGTTGTGGCCTTGTAACTCCAGCTACCTTGGGCCAGGAATTCATTGACCGTTTGGAGAAGGTTGGATGTCAAATTGAGACCGAAGTGTTCAACTATTGA